In Bacillus sp. 2205SS5-2, a genomic segment contains:
- a CDS encoding NAD(P)/FAD-dependent oxidoreductase, with the protein MRKPRIVVLGAGYGGLMTVTRLQKQISNEAEIVLINKNDYHYETTWLHEASAGTMHHDKVRYDISSVINRSRVKFMQATVEDIKTEERVIVTSDGEVEFDYLVVALGAEPETFGIKGLKEFAFSITNINSARHIREHIDYQFATYSLEEEKKDERLTIVVGGAGFTGIEFLGELGNRVPELCTEYDIDQSKVRIVCVEAAPMILPGFDPELVKYARAKLEKKGVEFRIGTPLKEATEQGIFIAKGEEGVEEIKAATVVWAAGVRGNALIEKAGFENMRGRVKIEKDLRAPGHENVFIIGDSSLMINEEINRPYPPTAQIAMQQGEVCARNIASLVRGKLDLETFVPDLKGTVCSLGEDDAIGVVFGKKLMGTSASFMKKVIDNRALFMIGGAGLVFKKGKFKFF; encoded by the coding sequence GTGAGAAAGCCAAGAATCGTTGTTTTAGGAGCAGGGTACGGGGGTTTAATGACCGTAACTCGTCTTCAAAAACAAATTTCAAATGAAGCCGAAATTGTATTAATTAACAAAAATGATTATCACTATGAAACAACTTGGTTACATGAGGCATCAGCTGGTACGATGCATCATGATAAAGTACGTTATGATATCAGCTCTGTAATTAATCGTAGTCGTGTGAAATTCATGCAAGCAACGGTTGAAGATATCAAAACTGAAGAGAGAGTCATCGTAACGTCTGATGGTGAAGTGGAATTTGATTACCTAGTTGTTGCCTTAGGAGCAGAACCTGAAACATTCGGTATCAAAGGGTTAAAAGAATTTGCGTTCTCGATTACGAACATCAATTCTGCACGCCATATCCGTGAACATATTGATTATCAATTCGCGACTTATAGCTTAGAAGAAGAGAAAAAAGATGAACGTCTAACCATTGTCGTTGGTGGTGCCGGCTTCACTGGAATTGAGTTTCTAGGAGAGCTTGGCAATCGCGTCCCTGAGTTATGCACTGAGTATGATATAGATCAAAGTAAAGTTCGCATTGTTTGTGTAGAAGCTGCACCTATGATTCTTCCAGGTTTTGACCCAGAGCTTGTCAAGTATGCTCGTGCAAAATTAGAGAAGAAGGGTGTCGAATTCCGTATTGGTACACCTTTGAAAGAAGCAACCGAACAAGGAATCTTCATTGCAAAAGGCGAAGAAGGGGTAGAAGAAATCAAAGCGGCTACAGTTGTTTGGGCAGCGGGTGTTCGTGGAAATGCTTTGATTGAAAAAGCAGGATTCGAAAACATGCGTGGGCGTGTGAAAATAGAAAAAGACCTTCGTGCTCCAGGACATGAGAATGTGTTCATTATCGGTGATTCTTCCTTAATGATTAACGAAGAAATCAATCGTCCATACCCACCAACAGCTCAAATTGCGATGCAACAAGGTGAAGTGTGTGCACGTAATATTGCTTCGCTTGTAAGAGGAAAGCTAGATTTAGAAACCTTTGTTCCAGATTTAAAAGGAACGGTATGTTCATTAGGTGAAGATGATGCTATTGGGGTCGTCTTTGGTAAGAAACTAATGGGTACATCTGCATCCTTCATGAAGAAAGTCATCGATAACCGTGCCTTATTTATGATTGGTGGAGCAGGGCTTGTCTTCAAAAAAGGGAAATTTAAATTTTTTTAA
- a CDS encoding DUF1129 family protein encodes MLSKKSEQFIIQMRMHLIAKGKNEQEISEIMEELEDHLLQAEADGKSVENIIGESPKKYLRDISSSMKTDIKENIKLIPLFALLLSAYFSLGPAIEGRFTLSQNTLIIGGIWTILGLVISAFLFIKIVPIFYYSKWLYVIAIGSQLGLLGAMVGLYFLFFDPSIQNSFVATPFQNNLILLGCILAFIACALYTKTWFTILVPIFLSFGPIANRFIPNEINQNPSYILTTIMIALLSLLLFLYYLLRKKKRKTT; translated from the coding sequence ATGCTTTCAAAAAAATCAGAACAATTCATTATTCAAATGAGAATGCACCTTATTGCAAAAGGAAAAAACGAGCAAGAAATTAGTGAAATAATGGAGGAATTAGAGGATCATTTACTTCAAGCGGAAGCAGATGGGAAAAGCGTCGAGAATATAATCGGGGAAAGTCCAAAGAAATACTTGAGAGATATAAGCTCTTCTATGAAAACAGATATAAAGGAAAACATTAAACTAATTCCGCTATTTGCTTTACTTTTAAGCGCCTACTTTAGCTTAGGCCCAGCGATCGAGGGAAGATTTACTCTTTCACAAAACACACTAATCATTGGAGGTATCTGGACTATACTTGGATTAGTCATCAGTGCTTTTTTATTTATTAAAATTGTTCCTATTTTCTATTACTCCAAATGGCTCTACGTCATTGCTATTGGATCTCAGTTAGGCTTGCTAGGAGCGATGGTTGGATTATATTTTTTATTCTTTGATCCATCTATTCAAAATAGCTTTGTCGCCACACCCTTTCAAAATAATCTTATCCTTCTAGGTTGTATCTTAGCATTTATTGCATGTGCTCTTTATACCAAAACCTGGTTTACCATTTTGGTCCCCATCTTTTTAAGCTTTGGACCGATTGCTAACCGCTTTATACCTAATGAGATTAATCAGAATCCGAGCTATATTCTTACTACAATTATGATTGCACTTCTGTCGCTTCTACTCTTCTTATACTATTTGCTTAGGAAGAAAAAAAGAAAAACTACCTGA
- a CDS encoding PadR family transcriptional regulator gives MLKGLLDGCLLALIAQGETYGYEITKKLEEHHFSVVSEGSIYPVLMRLQKNEFVTTAMRKSPNGPKRKYYNITEKGVEELKTFKERWGELSQGVTSLLKEGE, from the coding sequence ATGCTCAAAGGCCTATTAGATGGCTGTTTATTAGCACTTATCGCCCAAGGAGAAACATACGGTTATGAAATCACCAAAAAATTAGAAGAACATCATTTCTCTGTGGTTAGTGAAGGAAGCATCTACCCTGTTTTAATGAGATTACAGAAAAACGAATTTGTCACGACGGCGATGAGAAAATCACCGAATGGACCGAAACGAAAATATTACAATATTACAGAGAAAGGTGTAGAAGAATTAAAGACATTCAAAGAGCGTTGGGGAGAGCTTTCCCAAGGAGTTACATCTTTATTGAAAGAAGGGGAGTAG
- a CDS encoding NUDIX hydrolase, producing MGLSRGKVWMCVAGLVLDEKGRWLVVKKKYGGLKGKWSLPAGFVQEGETADEAAIRETKEETGIEAEVQGLIGLRTGVIREEISDNMLVFSLKASNHQRLVPQEKEIMEVRWIDPNDLPANETSTMLFEILQKNWQHRKEKIEDVDPGEVFGYTTYRLFF from the coding sequence ATGGGATTGTCTAGAGGAAAAGTGTGGATGTGTGTCGCTGGATTAGTCCTTGATGAAAAGGGGAGGTGGTTAGTCGTCAAGAAAAAATATGGTGGTCTTAAAGGGAAATGGAGTCTACCTGCCGGGTTTGTTCAAGAGGGAGAGACAGCCGATGAGGCGGCAATTCGCGAAACGAAAGAAGAGACTGGAATAGAGGCGGAGGTTCAAGGACTAATCGGTCTCCGAACAGGGGTTATTCGTGAAGAGATTAGTGATAATATGTTGGTCTTCTCCTTGAAAGCTAGCAATCATCAGCGTCTTGTTCCTCAAGAGAAGGAGATTATGGAAGTACGTTGGATCGATCCTAATGATTTGCCTGCGAACGAAACATCGACTATGCTGTTCGAAATTTTACAGAAAAATTGGCAGCATAGGAAAGAAAAGATTGAGGATGTTGACCCTGGAGAAGTATTTGGCTATACGACCTATCGGCTGTTTTTTTGA
- a CDS encoding YuiA family protein, protein MAKLISTQTKKCMYCSGKGYFQLILGGSETCPRCGGSGKK, encoded by the coding sequence ATGGCAAAGCTGATTTCTACTCAAACGAAAAAATGTATGTACTGTTCAGGTAAAGGGTATTTTCAGCTCATTCTCGGTGGCTCAGAAACATGTCCTCGTTGTGGAGGGAGTGGAAAGAAGTAA
- a CDS encoding YuiB family protein, with the protein MNIAQFVLSILIFFVLFYSIGFILNMLLRMTWVMAIIYPVITIFIIDEVRFIAYFKDPGTSFSSLGEKIGNLATVDVVILVSGLAGAIVSGLTSRILRKKGYQMF; encoded by the coding sequence ATGAACATTGCTCAGTTTGTTCTTTCCATTTTAATCTTTTTTGTTTTGTTTTATAGTATTGGATTCATTCTTAATATGCTTCTTCGCATGACGTGGGTCATGGCAATTATTTATCCAGTAATCACAATCTTTATCATAGATGAGGTGAGGTTCATAGCCTATTTTAAAGATCCTGGGACTTCGTTCAGTTCCTTAGGTGAAAAAATTGGCAATTTGGCGACAGTCGATGTCGTGATCTTGGTTAGTGGTCTAGCAGGTGCCATTGTTTCTGGGTTAACTAGCAGGATCTTACGTAAAAAAGGCTATCAAATGTTTTAA
- a CDS encoding 3D domain-containing protein, whose translation MKMTKLWTKRTIMTLLVVLALMTTLETVSGVKASSFIGALIQQAEQKVEHQTKTISIGYKMLKTVRDDSKKISASEVVMSTKPRLESSFNWSQYPLKTVVATGYTAGVESTGKDENHPLYGITYSGVKVKRDLYSTIAADLSVFPLGTILFIPEYGFGVVADKGSAIKGDRLDLYYDTVDQVYNEWGKKEVDVYVVSMGKGVLTEETLLNLNETKDLQVFRPQYNKTLEE comes from the coding sequence ATGAAAATGACAAAACTATGGACGAAACGAACCATCATGACTCTTTTAGTTGTTCTGGCGCTTATGACAACGCTAGAAACGGTATCTGGTGTGAAAGCTTCAAGTTTTATCGGTGCACTTATACAGCAAGCGGAGCAAAAAGTGGAACATCAAACAAAAACAATATCGATTGGGTATAAAATGTTAAAAACAGTCAGGGACGATTCAAAGAAAATTTCGGCAAGTGAAGTAGTGATGAGCACAAAGCCTAGATTAGAAAGTTCGTTTAACTGGTCTCAATATCCTTTGAAAACGGTAGTAGCCACGGGGTATACTGCAGGAGTAGAATCAACTGGAAAAGATGAAAATCATCCGCTCTATGGCATTACATACTCTGGGGTGAAAGTGAAAAGAGATTTGTACTCCACCATTGCGGCTGATTTATCGGTGTTTCCTCTTGGTACAATTCTTTTTATTCCGGAGTACGGATTTGGTGTCGTTGCGGATAAAGGAAGTGCCATTAAAGGGGACAGGCTGGATTTGTATTACGATACCGTGGATCAGGTGTACAATGAATGGGGAAAGAAAGAGGTCGATGTTTATGTCGTCTCAATGGGTAAAGGTGTATTAACTGAAGAAACACTTTTGAATCTGAATGAAACAAAGGATTTACAAGTTTTTCGACCACAATACAATAAAACACTTGAAGAATAA
- a CDS encoding cobalamin-binding protein — protein sequence MRVISICPSNTELMEYLDLTSFLIALDDDSDWPKHIQHLPRLGRDLSIDMDKLVAMEPDLVLASLSVPGMEKNVEQLQKRQIPHLVLNPQSLHDIYLDLLKVGEACGIQDEAEERAKKYINLVEELRTIGRSQTQQPTIYWEWWPKPVFTPGRINWLTEVSQLAGGINAYEDVELASVQTDWNDVKRRNPDVIAMAWVGVQQQKMKASALKKRPGWQEMKAIQNHTIHLLEEELYCRPSPRLLEGVVKLGKLLHPESYEKY from the coding sequence ATGCGTGTCATATCTATTTGCCCTAGTAATACGGAATTAATGGAATACTTAGACTTAACCTCATTTCTCATTGCCCTAGACGATGATTCTGATTGGCCAAAGCATATTCAACACTTACCACGATTAGGTCGGGATTTGTCGATTGATATGGACAAATTGGTAGCGATGGAACCGGATCTTGTTCTCGCTTCATTAAGCGTTCCTGGTATGGAAAAAAACGTGGAACAGCTACAAAAACGACAAATTCCCCACTTAGTTCTGAATCCTCAAAGCCTACACGATATCTATCTCGATTTACTTAAAGTAGGAGAAGCCTGCGGTATTCAAGACGAAGCAGAGGAAAGGGCAAAAAAATACATAAACTTAGTAGAAGAACTTCGAACCATCGGTCGCAGCCAAACTCAACAACCAACAATCTATTGGGAATGGTGGCCAAAGCCCGTTTTCACACCCGGAAGAATTAATTGGTTAACTGAAGTTAGTCAACTTGCTGGCGGAATTAACGCCTATGAAGATGTCGAACTCGCTAGTGTCCAAACTGATTGGAACGATGTAAAACGCCGAAATCCCGATGTCATCGCCATGGCCTGGGTTGGCGTCCAACAGCAAAAAATGAAAGCGAGTGCTCTCAAAAAAAGACCTGGTTGGCAAGAAATGAAGGCCATTCAAAACCATACCATTCACTTGCTCGAAGAAGAACTATACTGTCGTCCATCACCTCGATTGTTAGAAGGGGTGGTAAAACTCGGCAAGCTTCTTCATCCTGAGAGTTATGAAAAATATTAA
- a CDS encoding divergent PAP2 family protein, with amino-acid sequence MDLFLNFPLMASLFAIFFAQFVKVPIQYIATREWNWSLVTSTGGMPSSHSAAVTALATGIALETSLNSPIFAVAAVFAIIVMFDATGVRRQAGEQAIVLNQLVTDFQRFVVEAKEWQKKPEQEKRKELKELLGHKPNEVFFGAVTGVGLTILLHFYIWT; translated from the coding sequence ATGGATTTATTTTTGAACTTTCCGCTAATGGCTTCTCTATTTGCTATCTTCTTCGCCCAATTTGTCAAAGTACCGATTCAATACATTGCTACCCGTGAATGGAACTGGTCGCTCGTTACTTCGACCGGTGGGATGCCCAGTTCTCACTCCGCTGCTGTTACCGCATTAGCAACAGGCATCGCCTTAGAAACGTCTTTAAACTCACCGATTTTTGCTGTAGCAGCTGTTTTTGCCATTATTGTAATGTTCGACGCAACGGGTGTGCGCCGCCAAGCTGGTGAGCAAGCAATTGTATTAAATCAGCTTGTGACCGATTTTCAACGATTCGTCGTGGAAGCGAAAGAATGGCAGAAAAAACCAGAGCAAGAAAAACGGAAAGAATTAAAAGAGCTTCTTGGTCACAAACCGAATGAAGTATTTTTTGGTGCGGTTACAGGCGTGGGATTAACAATTTTACTTCACTTCTATATTTGGACATAA
- a CDS encoding leucyl aminopeptidase encodes MKYSVEQEIRLHEEIDALVVGVYQKPEFTGLVKELDDTFKGQLTELVKAKDIQYKMKQVATVHTLGAIGAKRLIFVGLGKEKDLSFDELRVAFGKVGKTLANLRTKKVALAVDTFISDVISANDAAHAFSEATTMSTYQFEGYKQKSNVPEQNIEEVVVYSSSDQQEVSAALEVGYAHGRGTNSARSLVNMPGNILTATKLAHYSLELAEKYGFEAEILEKEQMEELGMGALLAVNQGSTEPPKMIVLKYQGKDEWKDVIGLVGKGITFDTGGYSIKPKDGIVGMKSDMGGAAAVLGAMEVIGELKPEQNVVAVIPSTDNMVSGNAFKPDDVITSMSGKTIEILNTDAEGRLALADAMTYAKHHGADYLVDVATLTGGVIVALGYDKTGALTNHEAMFEQMLEASFEAGEFMWRLPYTESDKKRVRKSPVADLNNSPGRDGHAIFGGAFVGEFTEGTPWVHLDIAGTATSKSAHDLGPSGGTGAMVRTLALFVEKFENLEK; translated from the coding sequence ATGAAATATTCAGTAGAACAAGAAATAAGGTTACATGAAGAAATAGATGCGTTAGTCGTAGGTGTGTATCAAAAGCCGGAATTTACGGGTCTGGTAAAAGAACTCGACGATACATTTAAGGGACAATTAACCGAGCTTGTAAAAGCAAAAGACATTCAGTATAAAATGAAACAAGTTGCCACTGTTCATACGTTAGGAGCTATTGGTGCGAAAAGACTGATTTTTGTCGGTCTAGGCAAAGAGAAGGATTTATCGTTTGATGAGCTACGAGTAGCTTTTGGGAAAGTAGGAAAGACGTTAGCAAACCTTCGTACAAAAAAAGTAGCATTAGCTGTTGATACGTTTATCAGCGATGTTATTAGCGCTAACGATGCGGCTCACGCTTTTAGCGAAGCGACAACCATGAGTACATATCAATTCGAAGGATACAAGCAAAAATCAAATGTGCCTGAACAAAATATAGAGGAAGTGGTGGTCTACTCTTCTAGTGATCAGCAAGAAGTAAGCGCAGCCTTAGAGGTTGGCTATGCTCATGGACGCGGGACAAACTCTGCTCGTTCATTAGTGAATATGCCAGGGAATATTCTCACCGCAACCAAGCTAGCCCACTATTCGCTAGAATTAGCTGAGAAGTATGGGTTTGAAGCAGAAATTTTAGAAAAAGAGCAAATGGAAGAGTTAGGCATGGGAGCTCTTTTAGCGGTGAATCAAGGATCGACTGAGCCACCCAAGATGATTGTACTTAAGTACCAAGGTAAAGATGAGTGGAAAGATGTAATTGGGCTCGTAGGAAAGGGAATAACCTTTGATACGGGTGGATATTCCATTAAGCCCAAAGACGGAATTGTCGGCATGAAATCAGATATGGGCGGAGCTGCAGCTGTTCTAGGTGCTATGGAAGTCATTGGGGAACTGAAGCCGGAACAAAATGTTGTGGCAGTCATACCTTCTACGGACAATATGGTAAGTGGGAATGCTTTCAAGCCAGATGATGTGATTACCTCGATGAGTGGTAAAACGATTGAAATACTGAATACCGATGCAGAGGGCCGCCTCGCTTTAGCGGATGCTATGACATATGCGAAGCATCATGGTGCAGATTATTTAGTGGATGTAGCTACTCTAACAGGTGGTGTCATCGTGGCGCTAGGCTATGATAAAACAGGAGCATTGACCAATCATGAGGCAATGTTTGAGCAAATGTTAGAAGCTTCTTTTGAAGCAGGAGAATTTATGTGGCGTTTACCTTATACCGAGAGCGATAAGAAGCGTGTGCGCAAAAGCCCGGTAGCTGATTTAAATAACTCTCCGGGAAGAGATGGTCATGCTATTTTCGGTGGGGCATTTGTTGGAGAATTTACTGAAGGCACGCCTTGGGTCCATTTAGATATCGCCGGAACGGCAACGTCGAAATCTGCTCATGACTTAGGGCCAAGTGGTGGTACGGGAGCGATGGTTCGTACTCTAGCTCTTTTTGTTGAGAAGTTTGAAAATCTGGAAAAATAG
- a CDS encoding Na+/H+ antiporter family protein yields MNAVIIAVLVMLLLSLFRVNVVLALIIGALVGGVTGGLSLEETVAVFSEGLGGGATIALSYALLGGFAVAISATGVPNALVEGMMKIVGKENSSRKKKLTKVLLILLVLLIAILSQNVIPIHIAFIPLLIPTLLKTMNELSLDRRLMATVLTFGLTAPYILLPVGFGFMFHEIIASNMAQSGMEIALNDIPKAMMIPTVGLIVGLLIALFISYRKPRTYREATLSNEITKEVHSKKRILFAAISIVVALVFQLLFESMIIGALSGLLLLYVSGAVPWRKADDLLTEGMKMMAFIGFVMIAANGFAAVIKATGDVESLVENTAFLIGDNKTVAALLMLIVGLVITMGIGSSFATIPIIATIFVPLAIQLGFSPLATIVIIGTAGALGDAGSPASDSTLGPTAGLNADNQHNHIWDTCVPTFLHFNLPLILFGWVGAILL; encoded by the coding sequence ATGAATGCCGTTATTATCGCTGTATTGGTCATGTTATTATTAAGTTTATTTCGCGTTAACGTTGTGTTGGCGCTTATTATTGGAGCGTTAGTAGGAGGAGTGACAGGAGGTTTATCGCTAGAAGAGACGGTCGCTGTTTTTTCAGAAGGTTTAGGAGGAGGGGCAACTATTGCCCTTAGTTATGCGCTTCTAGGTGGCTTTGCAGTAGCTATTTCTGCTACAGGTGTACCAAATGCCCTTGTGGAGGGCATGATGAAAATCGTTGGAAAAGAAAATTCATCACGCAAAAAAAAGTTAACCAAAGTGCTATTGATTTTATTGGTATTATTAATAGCAATTCTTTCTCAAAATGTCATTCCAATTCATATCGCCTTCATTCCGTTGTTAATTCCTACGCTGTTAAAAACGATGAACGAATTGAGCCTTGATCGTCGTTTAATGGCAACCGTATTAACATTCGGCTTAACGGCTCCATATATTTTATTACCTGTCGGATTTGGATTCATGTTTCATGAAATCATTGCCAGTAACATGGCGCAAAGTGGAATGGAAATCGCCTTAAATGACATTCCAAAAGCAATGATGATTCCTACGGTCGGACTAATCGTTGGCTTGCTGATTGCTCTGTTTATATCTTATCGAAAACCAAGAACCTATCGAGAAGCTACACTTTCCAATGAAATAACCAAAGAAGTACATTCGAAAAAAAGAATTCTATTTGCCGCAATTTCTATTGTCGTGGCACTTGTATTTCAACTTCTATTCGAATCAATGATCATCGGGGCGCTTTCTGGATTGCTATTATTGTATGTGAGTGGTGCTGTTCCTTGGAGAAAAGCAGACGATTTGTTGACTGAAGGCATGAAAATGATGGCGTTCATCGGCTTCGTGATGATTGCAGCAAATGGATTTGCAGCCGTGATTAAAGCAACAGGTGATGTAGAATCTTTAGTAGAAAACACAGCCTTCCTCATCGGTGATAACAAGACTGTTGCGGCCTTGTTAATGCTAATAGTTGGACTGGTTATTACCATGGGGATCGGATCTTCGTTTGCAACTATTCCTATTATTGCGACGATCTTTGTACCATTAGCGATTCAGCTAGGCTTTAGCCCGCTCGCTACAATTGTCATTATCGGGACAGCAGGAGCACTGGGGGATGCAGGTTCCCCGGCATCAGATAGTACCCTTGGGCCGACAGCGGGCTTGAATGCCGATAACCAACATAATCACATTTGGGACACCTGTGTACCAACTTTTCTCCACTTTAACCTTCCGCTCATTTTATTTGGGTGGGTGGGCGCAATTTTGCTGTAA
- a CDS encoding VOC family protein, which translates to MAELYPYLFSNDARKQANYYAEALKGKVISVQTFADAPQAKEDIKEKIMHLVLQAAGQKFFIADSITEEVKIGNSMELTLVFPTVEEAHLAFQALSSRGKVLIPFEKMFWGSMFGRLQDPFGVTWQIST; encoded by the coding sequence GTGGCAGAACTATATCCCTACCTTTTTTCAAATGATGCCAGGAAACAGGCTAATTATTATGCGGAAGCACTTAAAGGAAAGGTTATTAGTGTTCAAACCTTTGCCGATGCTCCACAAGCAAAAGAGGATATCAAAGAGAAAATCATGCACTTAGTCCTTCAAGCCGCTGGTCAAAAATTTTTCATAGCTGATTCCATAACAGAAGAGGTGAAAATAGGAAATTCAATGGAATTGACGTTAGTGTTTCCGACCGTAGAGGAAGCACACCTCGCATTTCAAGCACTATCCTCCAGAGGGAAAGTCCTTATCCCCTTTGAAAAAATGTTCTGGGGAAGTATGTTTGGCCGACTTCAAGATCCCTTTGGCGTAACTTGGCAAATATCTACATAA
- a CDS encoding PaaI family thioesterase — protein sequence MNLENTLISGLGIELLSVEKGKIIATMPVDERTRQPLGYLHGGASVALAETVASLGAIQLIDQEKEICFGLEINANHIKAKREGIVTATGTIVHQGKTTMVWDIQIRDEQEQLICTSRCTMAVVPKR from the coding sequence ATGAATTTAGAAAACACATTAATCTCGGGACTTGGAATAGAATTACTGAGTGTTGAGAAAGGGAAGATTATTGCGACGATGCCAGTAGATGAGCGAACTCGTCAGCCATTAGGTTACTTACATGGAGGGGCATCTGTTGCTCTTGCTGAAACGGTCGCAAGCTTAGGGGCTATTCAATTAATTGATCAAGAAAAAGAAATTTGCTTTGGACTGGAAATAAACGCAAATCATATTAAAGCAAAACGAGAGGGAATCGTGACGGCAACTGGAACTATTGTTCATCAAGGAAAAACAACTATGGTATGGGACATTCAAATTCGTGATGAACAAGAACAACTTATCTGTACATCAAGATGCACGATGGCGGTTGTTCCAAAACGGTAA
- the mnhG gene encoding monovalent cation/H(+) antiporter subunit G has protein sequence METIISIFIGFFLIVGAFLTLVTAFGLIRLPDVYTRNHAASKSATLGVMCILLGTFLFFYVTEGHFNSRVILGIGFIFITAPVSGHLISRAAYNSGVPLWEKSVRDDLQLKKQQEKDSL, from the coding sequence ATCGAGACCATCATTAGCATTTTCATTGGATTCTTTTTGATTGTTGGTGCCTTTTTAACACTTGTCACGGCTTTTGGACTAATTCGTTTACCGGATGTCTATACGCGGAACCATGCTGCCTCTAAAAGCGCTACGCTTGGTGTCATGTGTATTCTACTGGGGACCTTTTTGTTCTTTTATGTAACCGAAGGACATTTCAATTCGAGAGTAATCCTCGGTATTGGATTTATTTTCATAACCGCGCCTGTGTCGGGACACTTAATATCCCGAGCAGCTTATAATTCAGGAGTGCCGTTATGGGAGAAAAGTGTTCGGGATGATTTACAATTAAAAAAACAACAAGAAAAAGATAGCTTATAA
- a CDS encoding Na(+)/H(+) antiporter subunit F1, producing MLEVIIQISLLAVSLSMLGLIYRVIKGPSIPDRVVALDAIGINLVALVALISMLLHTHAFLEVILLLGILAFIGTVAFSKFLEKGAIIERDRDHH from the coding sequence ATGCTTGAAGTAATAATTCAAATCTCTTTACTCGCGGTATCTCTTTCGATGCTAGGACTAATCTATCGAGTGATTAAGGGCCCCTCCATTCCAGATAGAGTCGTCGCACTTGATGCAATTGGAATCAATTTGGTGGCGCTCGTTGCCTTGATTTCGATGCTCCTTCATACGCATGCGTTCTTAGAAGTGATTCTTTTGCTTGGAATTCTTGCCTTTATTGGGACAGTTGCCTTTTCTAAATTTTTAGAGAAAGGGGCGATTATTGAACGTGATCGAGACCATCATTAG
- a CDS encoding Na+/H+ antiporter subunit E yields MAFQILLNFVLAFLWMFLTVSFTAQKFIIGYLIGLIVIAAFRRFFNSRFYLIRFIAVLQLFFIFLRELILSNISVLKTILRPKLNIKPGIFAFPTKLTSDWEITILANLITLTPGTLVMDISADNKILYVHAIDVDDVDEAINSIRNTFEKAIMEVTR; encoded by the coding sequence ATGGCCTTTCAAATTTTATTAAACTTTGTACTCGCATTTTTATGGATGTTCCTAACCGTGTCATTTACGGCACAAAAATTTATCATAGGGTATTTAATAGGGCTCATCGTTATTGCTGCATTCCGTCGCTTTTTCAATTCTCGGTTTTACTTGATTCGTTTTATTGCTGTTTTACAGCTTTTCTTCATCTTTTTAAGAGAATTAATACTATCCAACATTTCGGTTTTAAAAACGATTTTAAGACCGAAGTTAAATATTAAGCCTGGCATTTTCGCATTCCCAACAAAGTTAACGAGTGATTGGGAAATTACGATTCTTGCTAACTTAATTACGCTGACACCAGGGACCCTTGTCATGGATATTTCAGCCGATAATAAAATCTTATACGTGCACGCAATCGATGTCGACGATGTCGATGAAGCAATTAATAGCATACGAAATACGTTTGAAAAAGCGATCATGGAGGTGACTCGGTAA